In Oncorhynchus keta strain PuntledgeMale-10-30-2019 chromosome 19, Oket_V2, whole genome shotgun sequence, a single genomic region encodes these proteins:
- the LOC118398298 gene encoding negative elongation factor E-like isoform X2 yields the protein MVLNMKVGNGQVWYAGTGYNMVVFPSSLTEEEESLQKKYAKLKKKKKALLALKKQQSSTSQTNQSGLKRTLSDQPVLDTATATEQAKMLIKSGAISAIKSENKNSGFKRSRTLEIKLKDPEKVPGPVAFQPFQRSMSTDDELSEAGKRAHRKSLYESFITPGDRAARDEEEGGGLSTSKDLERERDRGDREMDRERERDRERERDRGSGDRGRDRELRDRERSDRDRSRDGERDRERGGERESRSDSYPERRGVRKGNTVYVYGTGLVEDSLRLAFSQHGTIIDLSMDSQRNCAFITFEKMESADQAVAELNGSTVGDVPIKVSIARKQPMLEAATGKSVWATLAVQNSAKGSYRDKRNQVVYSEDFL from the exons ATGGTCTTAAAC ATGAAAGTCGGAAATGGCCAAGTTTGGTATGCAGGAA CTGGGTACAACATGGTGGTGTTCCCAAGCTctttgacagaggaagaggagtctCTGCAGAAGAAATATGCCAAACTCAAGAAAAAG AAAAAGGCCCTGCTGGCTTTGAAGAAGCAGCAGAGTTCAACCAGCCAGACCAATCAGAGTGGATTGAAGCGCA CTTTGTCAGACCAGCCTGTGCTAGACACAGCGACAGCTACAGAGCAGGCGAAGATGCTGATCAAGTCTGGGGCCATCAGTGCCATCAAGTCAGAGAACAAGAACTCTGGCTTTAAGCGCTCTAGAACGCTAGAGATCAAGCTCAAG GATCCAGAGAAAGTCCCAGGCCCTGTGGCTTTCCAACCATTCCAAAGGAGCATGTCCACAGATGATGAGCTTTCTGAG GCTGGCAAAAGAGCCCACAGAAAATCTCTGTATGAGAG CTTCATCACACCAGGCGACCGAGCAGCTcgtgatgaggaggagggaggcggcCTGTCCACCAGCAAAGacctagagcgagagagagacagaggagaccgagagatggacagagagagagagcgtgacagagagagggagagagaccggggCAGCGGCGACCGGGGCAGGGACAGAGAGCTGCGAGACCGCGAGAGGAGCGACAGAGACAGGAGCCGGGATGGAGAGCGTGAccgggaaaggggaggagagagagagtcac gatCAGACTCATACCCGGAGCGGAGGGGGGTGAGGAAGGGGAACACGGTGTATGTGTATGGAACTGGCCTTGTGGAGGACAGCCTGCGCTTAGCCTTCTCCCAACATGGCACCATCATTGACCTGTCCATGGACTCCCAACGCAA CTGTGCATTCATCACCTTTGAAAAGATGGAGTCTGCAGACCAGGCTGTAGCAGAG TTGAATGGAAGCACAGTGGGAGATGTCCCCATAAAAGTCAGCATCGCTAGGAAGCAGCCGATGCTGGAGGCAGCCACCGGCAAATCTGTCTGGGCCACTCTAG ctgtgCAGAACAGTGCCAAAGGCTCCTACCGAGACAAGAGGAACCAGGTTGTGTACAGTGAGGATTTCCTATGA
- the LOC118398298 gene encoding negative elongation factor E-like isoform X3, with protein sequence MVVFPSSLTEEEESLQKKYAKLKKKKKALLALKKQQSSTSQTNQSGLKRTLSDQPVLDTATATEQAKMLIKSGAISAIKSENKNSGFKRSRTLEIKLKDPEKVPGPVAFQPFQRSMSTDDELSEAGKRAHRKSLYESFITPGDRAARDEEEGGGLSTSKDLERERDRGDREMDRERERDRERERDRGSGDRGRDRELRDRERSDRDRSRDGERDRERGGERESRERDGPFRRSDSYPERRGVRKGNTVYVYGTGLVEDSLRLAFSQHGTIIDLSMDSQRNCAFITFEKMESADQAVAELNGSTVGDVPIKVSIARKQPMLEAATGKSVWATLAVQNSAKGSYRDKRNQVVYSEDFL encoded by the exons ATGGTGGTGTTCCCAAGCTctttgacagaggaagaggagtctCTGCAGAAGAAATATGCCAAACTCAAGAAAAAG AAAAAGGCCCTGCTGGCTTTGAAGAAGCAGCAGAGTTCAACCAGCCAGACCAATCAGAGTGGATTGAAGCGCA CTTTGTCAGACCAGCCTGTGCTAGACACAGCGACAGCTACAGAGCAGGCGAAGATGCTGATCAAGTCTGGGGCCATCAGTGCCATCAAGTCAGAGAACAAGAACTCTGGCTTTAAGCGCTCTAGAACGCTAGAGATCAAGCTCAAG GATCCAGAGAAAGTCCCAGGCCCTGTGGCTTTCCAACCATTCCAAAGGAGCATGTCCACAGATGATGAGCTTTCTGAG GCTGGCAAAAGAGCCCACAGAAAATCTCTGTATGAGAG CTTCATCACACCAGGCGACCGAGCAGCTcgtgatgaggaggagggaggcggcCTGTCCACCAGCAAAGacctagagcgagagagagacagaggagaccgagagatggacagagagagagagcgtgacagagagagggagagagaccggggCAGCGGCGACCGGGGCAGGGACAGAGAGCTGCGAGACCGCGAGAGGAGCGACAGAGACAGGAGCCGGGATGGAGAGCGTGAccgggaaaggggaggagagagagagtcacgtGAGCGAGACGGACCATTCAGAC gatCAGACTCATACCCGGAGCGGAGGGGGGTGAGGAAGGGGAACACGGTGTATGTGTATGGAACTGGCCTTGTGGAGGACAGCCTGCGCTTAGCCTTCTCCCAACATGGCACCATCATTGACCTGTCCATGGACTCCCAACGCAA CTGTGCATTCATCACCTTTGAAAAGATGGAGTCTGCAGACCAGGCTGTAGCAGAG TTGAATGGAAGCACAGTGGGAGATGTCCCCATAAAAGTCAGCATCGCTAGGAAGCAGCCGATGCTGGAGGCAGCCACCGGCAAATCTGTCTGGGCCACTCTAG ctgtgCAGAACAGTGCCAAAGGCTCCTACCGAGACAAGAGGAACCAGGTTGTGTACAGTGAGGATTTCCTATGA
- the LOC118398296 gene encoding zinc finger and BTB domain-containing protein 12-like, translating into MEVLCFRLPGHGDATLKSMNSLRSRQQFCDITIVASGRQTFRGHKVVLAACSPFLRDQFLLNPSSELQVSVLHSSSVVCELLQSCYTGVLQFSPKEIVNYLTAASYLQMEHVVEKCRGALGKYMQPRNPSSPKIKSEESHSMPVTVSGSSQSLMSTSTDHSPSLQPHSPVQSQVDDHTDSHTTTDIRHDNEHYTLDEIKAREEEECRDDYDMIQKCMEGEQEMKERREGEEGGEEATEGHQGGQYPDTDSVGGGEGDDVTPAEMAIRISSFEREELRAWRRRLTDSPKVGRGRGFKRKRGSYHERERRPLGMQYQEAWRMPTGAEMMQSFGLDFSQEATRSAFPSGSELPRLDYGMEDSQGEELVPRDGNGPVHYSPDDPSGDGGEGNMGMSAVPTGGDEAGDESVAVVGSTSSTAGPVACEQCGLTFPSAHYLAVHSRATHLLYVCPCCGKHFNHSSSLNRHMTVHRGAKVHRCQLCDKTFTQKSTLCDHMNLHSGERPHCCAYCHSRFAHKPALRRHLKEQHGKTTAQNSLEAQAEMERVAGEGEGDTQDRFDF; encoded by the exons atggaggTGCTGTGTTTCCGGTTGCCAGGTCACGGTGACGCCACGCTAAAGAGCATGAACTCTCTGAGGTCCAGGCAGCAGTTCTGTGACATCACCATCGTGGCCAGCGGCAGGCAGACATTCCGGGGACACAAAGTGGTCCTGGCTGCCTGCTCCCCCTTCCTCAGGGACCAATTCCTGCTTAACCCTTCCTCTGAACTGCAG GTGTCAGTCCTTCACAGCTCCTCGGTGGTATGTGAGCTGCTCCAGTCCTGCTACACCGGTGTGCTACAGTTCAGCCCCAAGGAGATAGTGAATTACCTGACGGCCGCTAGCTACCTGCAGATGGAGCATGTTGTGGAGAAGTGCCGTGGAGCCCTGGGCAAGTACATGCAGCCAAGGAACCCTAGCTCACCAAAG ATCAAGTCAGAAGAGAGTCACTCGATGCCAGTGACAGTCAGTGGCAGCAGTCAATCCCTTATGTCGACCTCTACTGATCATTCCCCCTCACTGCAGCCTCACAGCCCTGTACAGTCTCAGGTTGATGACCATACAGACTCGCACACAACGACAGATATACGTCACGATAACGAACATTACACTCTGGATGAGATCAAG GcgagggaagaggaagagtgCAGGGACGATTATGACATGATCCAGAAGTGCATGGAGGGTGAGCAGGAGATGAAAGAGaggcgagagggagaggagggcggtGAAGAAGCCACAGAGGGCCATCAGGGGGGCCAGTATCCAGATACGGACAGTGTCGGAGGGGGCGAGGGGGACGACGTGACCCCAGCCGAAATGGCTATCCGCATCAGCAGCTTCGAGAGGGAAGAGCTCCGCGCCTGGAGGCGGCGACTCACCGACTCACCGAAAGTGGGCCGGGGGAGGGGCTTCAAGAGGAAGCGTGGCTCGTAccatgagagggagaggagacctcTAGGTATGCAGTACCAGGAGGCGTGGCGTATGCCCACTGGGGCAGAGATGATGCAGAGCTTCGGCCTGGACTTCAGCCAGGAAGCCACGAGGTCAGCGTTCCCCTCGGGGAGCGAGCTCCCACGGCTAGACTACGGGATGGAGGACTCTCAGGGAGAGGAGCTGGTGCCTCGGGATGGGAATGGGCCGGTTCACTACAGCCCGGATGACCCCAGTGGTGATGGAGGGGAGGGTAATATGGGAATGTCGGCTGTGCCAACAGGTGGTGACGAGGCGGGGGATGAGTCTGTCGCAGTGGTAGGCTCCACCTCCAGCACAGCGGGGCCGGTGGCTTGTGAGCAATGCGGCTTGACCTTCCCCTCTGCCCACTACCTGGCCGTCCACTCGCGCGCCACCCACTTGCTGTACGTGTGCCCCTGCTGCGGCAAGCACTTCAACCACTCCAGCAGCCTCAACCGCCACATGACCGTGCACCGCGGTGCCAAAGTCCACCGCTGCCAGCTCTGTGACAAGACATTCACGCAGAAGTCCACGCTGTGCGATCACATGAACCTGCACAGCGGCGAGCGGCCCCACTGCTGCGCCTACTGCCACTCACGATTCGCCCACAAGCCGGCACTGCGGCGCCATCTCAAAGAGCAGCACGGGAAGACGACCGCTCAGAACAGCCTGGAGGCACAGGCCGAGATGGAGAGAGTggcaggggaaggagagggagacactCAGGACAGATTTGACTTTTGA
- the LOC118398298 gene encoding negative elongation factor E-like isoform X1, which translates to MVLNMKVGNGQVWYAGTGYNMVVFPSSLTEEEESLQKKYAKLKKKKKALLALKKQQSSTSQTNQSGLKRTLSDQPVLDTATATEQAKMLIKSGAISAIKSENKNSGFKRSRTLEIKLKDPEKVPGPVAFQPFQRSMSTDDELSEAGKRAHRKSLYESFITPGDRAARDEEEGGGLSTSKDLERERDRGDREMDRERERDRERERDRGSGDRGRDRELRDRERSDRDRSRDGERDRERGGERESRERDGPFRRSDSYPERRGVRKGNTVYVYGTGLVEDSLRLAFSQHGTIIDLSMDSQRNCAFITFEKMESADQAVAELNGSTVGDVPIKVSIARKQPMLEAATGKSVWATLAVQNSAKGSYRDKRNQVVYSEDFL; encoded by the exons ATGGTCTTAAAC ATGAAAGTCGGAAATGGCCAAGTTTGGTATGCAGGAA CTGGGTACAACATGGTGGTGTTCCCAAGCTctttgacagaggaagaggagtctCTGCAGAAGAAATATGCCAAACTCAAGAAAAAG AAAAAGGCCCTGCTGGCTTTGAAGAAGCAGCAGAGTTCAACCAGCCAGACCAATCAGAGTGGATTGAAGCGCA CTTTGTCAGACCAGCCTGTGCTAGACACAGCGACAGCTACAGAGCAGGCGAAGATGCTGATCAAGTCTGGGGCCATCAGTGCCATCAAGTCAGAGAACAAGAACTCTGGCTTTAAGCGCTCTAGAACGCTAGAGATCAAGCTCAAG GATCCAGAGAAAGTCCCAGGCCCTGTGGCTTTCCAACCATTCCAAAGGAGCATGTCCACAGATGATGAGCTTTCTGAG GCTGGCAAAAGAGCCCACAGAAAATCTCTGTATGAGAG CTTCATCACACCAGGCGACCGAGCAGCTcgtgatgaggaggagggaggcggcCTGTCCACCAGCAAAGacctagagcgagagagagacagaggagaccgagagatggacagagagagagagcgtgacagagagagggagagagaccggggCAGCGGCGACCGGGGCAGGGACAGAGAGCTGCGAGACCGCGAGAGGAGCGACAGAGACAGGAGCCGGGATGGAGAGCGTGAccgggaaaggggaggagagagagagtcacgtGAGCGAGACGGACCATTCAGAC gatCAGACTCATACCCGGAGCGGAGGGGGGTGAGGAAGGGGAACACGGTGTATGTGTATGGAACTGGCCTTGTGGAGGACAGCCTGCGCTTAGCCTTCTCCCAACATGGCACCATCATTGACCTGTCCATGGACTCCCAACGCAA CTGTGCATTCATCACCTTTGAAAAGATGGAGTCTGCAGACCAGGCTGTAGCAGAG TTGAATGGAAGCACAGTGGGAGATGTCCCCATAAAAGTCAGCATCGCTAGGAAGCAGCCGATGCTGGAGGCAGCCACCGGCAAATCTGTCTGGGCCACTCTAG ctgtgCAGAACAGTGCCAAAGGCTCCTACCGAGACAAGAGGAACCAGGTTGTGTACAGTGAGGATTTCCTATGA